One Campylobacter concisus DNA segment encodes these proteins:
- the nth gene encoding endonuclease III: MRTKKDILEIKRRLLDEFKDAKSELKFRNLYELLVCVMLSAQCTDKRVNLITPTLFEAYKDVFELASANLASLKLMINSCSFFNNKAVNLIKMANSVVELYNGEIPLDEEKLKALAGVGQKTAHVVLLEATNANVMAVDTHVFRVSHRLGLSSAKTPEATEDDLSRAFKTDLGKLHQGMVLFGRYTCKAKKPLCHECILSDLCKSKDKVI, encoded by the coding sequence ATGAGAACAAAAAAAGATATTTTAGAGATAAAAAGAAGACTTTTGGACGAGTTTAAGGACGCAAAAAGCGAGCTTAAATTTAGAAATTTATATGAGCTACTTGTTTGTGTCATGCTCTCAGCTCAGTGCACCGACAAAAGGGTAAATTTGATCACCCCTACTCTATTTGAGGCATATAAAGATGTTTTTGAGCTAGCTAGCGCAAATTTAGCCAGTTTAAAACTGATGATAAACTCATGCAGCTTTTTTAACAACAAAGCCGTAAATTTAATCAAGATGGCAAACAGCGTAGTTGAGCTCTATAACGGAGAAATTCCACTTGATGAAGAGAAGCTAAAAGCGCTTGCTGGAGTTGGGCAAAAGACCGCTCACGTCGTGCTTTTAGAGGCCACAAACGCAAATGTAATGGCTGTTGATACGCATGTTTTTAGAGTATCACATAGACTTGGCTTAAGCAGTGCAAAGACGCCAGAAGCGACCGAAGATGATCTAAGCCGCGCCTTTAAAACCGACCTTGGCAAGCTTCATCAAGGCATGGTTCTTTTTGGGCGCTACACCTGCAAGGCTAAAAAACCGCTTTGCCATGAGTGTATATTAAGTGATCTTTGTAAGAGCAAGGACAAGGTGATATAG
- a CDS encoding peptidylprolyl isomerase, whose product MKKFLFPAVLSLAAAVTLNAAVVATVDGDAINDSDISALLSAAMPGFDASKLQPNEKKRIIDDLINRKLLLKDAKATGIEKDVDYIKAVKAAQEGIAVELYMRKLFDGIKVSDSDLRDFYNKNKASMNQPAQARARHILVEDEKTANDIIAQLKNLKGEALTKKFAELASQKSIDKGSAAHGGELGWFGQSQMVKPFADAAFSMANGTVSTKPVKTQFGYHVILKEDGKAAGTVSFEQAKPEIEQAVKMEKFQAAVRQKSEALRQKAKIEYK is encoded by the coding sequence ATGAAAAAATTTTTGTTTCCAGCAGTTTTAAGTTTAGCTGCAGCTGTCACTCTAAACGCAGCAGTAGTTGCAACAGTAGATGGCGATGCTATAAACGATAGCGATATCTCAGCACTTTTATCAGCGGCTATGCCAGGATTTGACGCTAGCAAGCTTCAACCAAATGAGAAAAAACGTATAATCGACGATCTAATCAACAGAAAACTTCTTTTAAAAGACGCAAAAGCGACAGGCATTGAAAAAGATGTTGATTACATCAAGGCAGTAAAAGCTGCACAAGAGGGCATCGCAGTTGAGCTTTATATGAGAAAACTATTTGACGGTATAAAAGTAAGCGATAGCGATTTAAGAGATTTTTATAACAAAAACAAAGCTAGCATGAACCAACCAGCTCAAGCAAGAGCAAGACATATCTTAGTTGAAGATGAAAAAACAGCAAACGACATCATCGCTCAACTTAAAAATTTAAAAGGCGAGGCGCTAACTAAGAAATTTGCAGAGCTAGCAAGCCAAAAATCAATCGACAAAGGCTCAGCAGCACACGGTGGCGAGCTTGGCTGGTTTGGTCAAAGCCAAATGGTAAAACCTTTTGCAGACGCAGCATTTTCAATGGCTAATGGCACAGTTTCAACTAAGCCAGTTAAAACTCAGTTTGGCTACCATGTTATCTTAAAAGAAGATGGCAAAGCTGCTGGTACTGTAAGCTTTGAGCAAGCAAAACCAGAGATCGAACAAGCTGTAAAAATGGAGAAATTCCAAGCTGCTGTTAGACAAAAAAGTGAAGCTCTACGCCAAAAAGCAAAGATAGAATACAAATAA
- the fbaA gene encoding class II fructose-bisphosphate aldolase, with protein MGVLDIVKPGVLSGDDVTKLYAYAKEQGFAIPAVNVVGSDSVNAVLEAAKVANSPVIVQFSNGGAGFYAGKACENAAVLGAIAGAKHVHLLAKAYGVPVILHTDHAARKLLPWIDELVKASHEYKKTHGVPLFSSHMLDLSEENINENLSTCEKYLKELSELGISLEIELGVTGGEEDGVDNTSVDNALLYTQPEDVALAYERLSKISDKFSIAASFGNVHGVYKPGNVVLRPEILKNSQAHVAKKFNTESDKPVNFVFHGGSGSELKDIKNAVSYGVIKMNIDTDTQWAFWDGVREYEAKNRAYLQGQIGNPEGEDKPNKKYYDPRKWLRSGEESMVKRLQTAFSDLNCLNRN; from the coding sequence ATGGGCGTTTTAGATATCGTAAAACCTGGTGTTTTAAGCGGAGATGATGTAACAAAACTTTATGCTTATGCCAAAGAGCAAGGTTTTGCAATACCTGCTGTAAATGTCGTAGGCAGCGACTCAGTAAATGCTGTTTTAGAAGCGGCAAAGGTTGCTAACTCGCCTGTTATCGTTCAGTTTAGTAATGGCGGTGCAGGTTTTTACGCTGGTAAAGCCTGCGAAAACGCAGCCGTTCTTGGTGCGATCGCTGGAGCAAAGCACGTTCATCTACTTGCCAAGGCTTACGGTGTGCCAGTCATTTTACACACTGACCATGCCGCTAGAAAGCTTTTGCCTTGGATAGATGAGCTAGTAAAAGCAAGTCATGAGTATAAAAAAACTCACGGCGTGCCACTTTTTAGCTCTCACATGCTTGATCTTAGCGAAGAGAATATCAACGAAAATTTAAGCACATGCGAGAAGTACCTAAAAGAGCTTAGCGAGCTTGGTATCAGCCTAGAAATCGAGCTTGGCGTCACTGGTGGCGAAGAAGATGGCGTAGATAACACAAGCGTTGATAACGCGCTTCTTTACACTCAGCCAGAGGACGTCGCGCTTGCTTATGAAAGACTAAGCAAGATAAGCGATAAATTTAGTATCGCAGCTAGTTTTGGCAACGTCCATGGCGTCTATAAACCAGGCAATGTCGTGCTAAGACCAGAAATTCTTAAAAACTCACAAGCCCATGTCGCTAAGAAATTTAACACAGAAAGCGACAAGCCAGTAAATTTTGTATTTCACGGCGGTAGCGGCAGTGAGCTAAAAGATATCAAAAATGCTGTAAGCTATGGCGTTATCAAGATGAACATCGATACCGATACGCAGTGGGCATTTTGGGACGGCGTGCGCGAGTATGAGGCTAAAAATAGAGCGTACTTGCAAGGGCAGATCGGCAATCCAGAGGGTGAGGATAAGCCAAATAAAAAATACTACGATCCAAGGAAATGGCTAAGAAGTGGTGAGGAGAGCATGGTTAAGCGTCTTCAGACTGCTTTTAGCGACTTAAACTGCCTAAATAGGAACTAA
- a CDS encoding MotA/TolQ/ExbB proton channel family protein — translation MQNQNDFSELSVPKEHQAHSFFVFFKVIFIPLAIYILAILAYLGVINFQMKLHTIVMMGVILFVAFIFSRHSALVAYSNFLANAKDYKIRLKEFIIAHLFEISSVKKANAKFEDFFESYTRNFRNDNLANIGQAVFPMLGILGTFISIAISMPSFSSSTANGLEKEIAILLNGVATAFYVSIYGIFLALWWMFFEKIGISKFERFYSEQKELSREFFWQENELNANFMKASVGYFKDSHDAFKMVLDDKFVRNLNEQVNEKFNSLKELCEVEKNIINQSKAELSASLKMLNESGLKQDEFVKIHSDILKAVGAFSNAFKDMEVKILTEHAKLGEIFSRNLNATKESQLKFEQTIKSFDAILKEFSLSLMKEQNEALKAFRTSLVESATIFKAAYEQEGRSLEREKERESLIAELKKNIDEIDKEANSVIEKIENLVQ, via the coding sequence ATGCAAAATCAAAATGATTTTAGTGAGCTAAGCGTGCCAAAAGAGCACCAAGCTCACTCTTTCTTTGTCTTTTTTAAAGTTATCTTTATCCCTTTAGCTATCTACATCTTGGCGATACTAGCGTATCTTGGCGTTATAAATTTTCAGATGAAGCTTCACACCATCGTGATGATGGGCGTTATACTTTTTGTCGCTTTTATATTTTCTCGTCACAGTGCTTTGGTAGCTTACTCAAATTTCTTAGCAAATGCCAAAGACTACAAGATAAGGCTAAAAGAATTTATCATCGCTCACCTTTTTGAAATTTCAAGCGTCAAAAAGGCAAACGCTAAATTTGAAGACTTTTTCGAGAGCTATACAAGAAATTTTAGAAATGACAACCTAGCAAACATCGGACAAGCAGTCTTTCCTATGCTTGGAATTTTGGGCACATTTATCAGTATCGCTATCTCGATGCCAAGCTTTAGCTCAAGCACCGCAAATGGCCTAGAAAAAGAGATCGCTATACTGCTAAACGGCGTGGCTACGGCGTTTTATGTATCGATATACGGCATATTTTTAGCACTTTGGTGGATGTTTTTTGAAAAGATTGGCATTAGTAAATTTGAGAGATTTTACAGCGAGCAAAAAGAGCTAAGCCGAGAGTTTTTCTGGCAGGAAAATGAGCTAAATGCAAATTTCATGAAAGCAAGTGTAGGCTACTTTAAAGATAGTCACGACGCCTTTAAAATGGTGCTTGACGATAAATTTGTAAGAAATTTAAACGAGCAAGTAAATGAGAAATTTAACAGCCTAAAAGAGCTTTGCGAGGTTGAAAAAAATATCATCAATCAAAGCAAGGCAGAGCTTAGCGCAAGTTTAAAAATGCTAAATGAATCTGGGCTAAAACAAGATGAATTTGTAAAAATCCACTCCGATATATTAAAGGCAGTTGGCGCGTTTTCTAATGCCTTTAAAGATATGGAGGTTAAAATTTTAACCGAGCATGCAAAGCTTGGCGAAATTTTTAGTAGAAATTTAAACGCTACAAAAGAGAGCCAGCTTAAATTCGAGCAGACTATCAAGAGTTTTGATGCCATTTTAAAAGAATTTTCTCTCTCTTTGATGAAAGAGCAAAACGAGGCACTAAAGGCATTTAGAACCTCGCTAGTGGAGAGTGCAACGATATTTAAGGCAGCCTACGAGCAAGAGGGTAGGAGCTTGGAGCGTGAAAAAGAGCGCGAGAGCCTCATTGCTGAGCTTAAGAAGAACATAGACGAGATCGATAAAGAAGCAAATTCTGTAATAGAAAAAATCGAAAATCTAGTGCAATGA
- a CDS encoding OmpA family protein: MKIDKNNEDQSSFWVSYADLMAGLLFVFMLLIGAVVVKYVLTQNTLENKEQAIIAALANLKDAQGKNFTLEELNDALKSELSKISDENINLKKSNEIFVIQIDALKEKLAQLIDENKDANASIKELNASIFDLNQKMIVLNDEISSKDRALSDANASSEKNLAKIAFLLEQVSKKEARYDELLRDLNVTRDRVKNLTGIRVKVISALKDRLGSSIEIDPNSGALKLSSSVLFDKGSAVLKEEVKEELKATLSKYFDVLLNDKEIASNIDQIVIEGFTDSDGSYIYNLELSQKRAYAVMEFINSFSDDARLRKLLVASGRSYNELVFKDGAEDKDASRRIEIKFSLSNKEAINEIEKFLEFKGD; encoded by the coding sequence ATGAAAATAGACAAAAATAACGAGGATCAATCGAGCTTTTGGGTTTCGTACGCAGACTTGATGGCGGGTCTGCTCTTTGTTTTTATGCTGCTAATCGGCGCTGTCGTCGTAAAATACGTCCTAACTCAAAACACTCTTGAAAATAAAGAGCAAGCTATCATCGCAGCACTAGCAAATTTAAAAGACGCTCAGGGCAAGAATTTCACCCTTGAAGAGCTAAATGACGCCCTAAAAAGCGAGCTTTCAAAGATAAGCGACGAAAACATAAATTTAAAAAAATCAAATGAAATTTTTGTCATCCAAATAGACGCTTTAAAAGAAAAATTAGCCCAGCTCATAGATGAAAACAAGGACGCAAATGCGAGCATAAAAGAGCTAAATGCTAGCATTTTTGATCTAAACCAAAAGATGATCGTGCTAAATGATGAAATTTCATCAAAAGATAGAGCGCTTAGCGATGCAAATGCAAGTAGCGAGAAAAATTTAGCCAAGATCGCCTTTTTACTCGAGCAAGTAAGCAAAAAAGAGGCTAGATATGACGAGCTTTTAAGGGATCTAAACGTTACTCGTGACAGGGTCAAAAACCTAACTGGCATAAGAGTAAAAGTGATCTCCGCCTTAAAAGATAGGCTAGGATCAAGCATCGAGATCGATCCAAACTCGGGCGCGCTAAAGCTTAGCTCCTCAGTGCTTTTTGATAAGGGTAGTGCGGTCTTAAAAGAAGAGGTCAAAGAGGAGCTAAAGGCCACGCTTAGTAAGTATTTTGACGTGCTTTTAAATGATAAAGAGATTGCCTCAAACATCGATCAGATCGTCATAGAAGGCTTTACAGATAGCGACGGAAGCTACATTTACAACCTAGAGCTTTCGCAAAAAAGAGCCTACGCGGTGATGGAGTTTATAAACTCATTTAGTGACGATGCACGCCTTAGAAAGCTGCTTGTCGCAAGTGGCAGAAGCTACAACGAGCTAGTTTTTAAAGACGGAGCCGAGGACAAGGACGCTTCAAGGCGCATAGAGATCAAATTTTCACTCTCAAACAAAGAGGCTATCAACGAGATAGAGAAATTTTTGGAGTTTAAGGGTGATTGA
- a CDS encoding pyridoxal-phosphate dependent enzyme, which translates to MIDKIRLREREFWLLRDDLLGEFNGNKARKLEYFLKADLSGFDAIVSHGSSQSNAMYSLSLFAKLKGLKFYYVVSHLSSNLEQDPVGNFKFALENGMEIFVKEEREKFAKELAKSKNALFINEGVAQSEAELGFITQANEINEWSKKSDIRPDIFLPSGTGTSACYLAKHTDLRVFTAPCVGDSDYLKKQIYELDKDSKVQILNPPKKYHFGNLYKELYEIWLEVCKSGVEFELIYDSVGFMTLFANLDKLGSEILYIHQGGILGNITQKQRYERKLKIKDHK; encoded by the coding sequence GTGATTGATAAAATTCGCTTAAGAGAGCGAGAATTTTGGCTTTTAAGGGACGATCTGCTTGGTGAGTTTAACGGCAACAAAGCAAGAAAGCTAGAGTATTTTTTAAAGGCTGATCTAAGCGGCTTTGATGCCATCGTATCTCACGGCTCAAGCCAGTCAAATGCCATGTATAGCCTGAGCCTTTTTGCCAAGCTAAAAGGGCTTAAATTTTACTATGTCGTCTCTCATCTTAGCTCAAATTTAGAGCAAGATCCAGTTGGAAATTTCAAATTTGCACTTGAAAATGGCATGGAAATTTTTGTAAAAGAGGAGCGTGAGAAATTTGCTAAAGAGCTAGCAAAGAGTAAAAACGCGCTCTTTATAAACGAGGGCGTAGCGCAAAGTGAGGCTGAGCTTGGCTTTATCACGCAGGCAAATGAGATAAATGAGTGGAGCAAAAAAAGTGACATAAGGCCTGACATTTTCTTGCCATCAGGCACTGGCACAAGCGCATGCTACCTAGCAAAGCACACCGATCTTAGGGTCTTTACAGCCCCTTGCGTAGGGGATAGCGACTATCTAAAAAAGCAAATTTACGAGCTAGATAAAGATAGCAAAGTGCAAATTTTAAATCCCCCAAAGAAGTATCATTTTGGAAATTTATACAAAGAGCTTTATGAAATTTGGCTTGAAGTGTGCAAAAGTGGCGTGGAGTTTGAGCTTATTTACGACTCAGTGGGCTTTATGACGCTTTTTGCAAATTTAGATAAGCTTGGGAGCGAAATTTTATATATCCACCAGGGCGGAATTTTGGGTAACATTACACAAAAGCAAAGATATGAGAGAAAACTAAAAATAAAGGATCATAAATGA
- the hisD gene encoding histidinol dehydrogenase produces MKFLHSSDADFESKFSQLVRRSDNDMSAVMPVVTGIIDEIRKDGDSALFTQIAKFDKFNVTGKNDIIIDVKEMEAAYNSLDNALRVALNLAHDRIKSYHERTKPSDWTYKDEHDILLGAKYTPVDRAGLYIPGGKAAYPSSLLMNAIPAIVAGVKEIVVCTPAPGGKVNPLLLAAMHLCGIKTAFKIGGASAIAAMAYGTATVPKVDVITGPGNIYVATAKKLVYGDVNIDMIAGPSEIGVIADDSADPRHIAIDLLSQAEHDEIASAFLITPVEAFARAVQRHIEDELKTLKREPIASASMRNKAAIIVAKDLQECFKLMNELAVEHLEIATNDSLSYMDEVKHAGAIFFGHFTPEAMGDYIAGPNHTLPTGGSARFYSPLGVENFMKRSSIISVSRKGIMHLGKPCMQLAEAEGLTAHKRSIAVRLED; encoded by the coding sequence ATGAAGTTTTTACACAGCAGCGACGCTGACTTTGAGAGTAAATTTTCGCAGCTTGTTAGGCGAAGTGACAATGATATGAGTGCCGTGATGCCAGTGGTTACAGGTATCATAGACGAGATAAGAAAAGATGGCGATAGCGCGCTTTTTACTCAGATAGCTAAATTTGATAAATTTAATGTCACAGGCAAAAACGACATAATAATCGACGTAAAAGAGATGGAAGCGGCCTACAACTCGCTAGATAATGCCCTAAGAGTGGCTCTAAATTTAGCCCACGACAGGATAAAAAGCTATCACGAGCGCACAAAGCCAAGCGACTGGACCTATAAGGACGAGCATGACATCTTACTTGGCGCAAAATACACCCCAGTTGATCGCGCTGGCCTTTATATCCCAGGTGGCAAGGCTGCATATCCTAGCTCGCTTCTCATGAATGCTATCCCAGCAATCGTAGCTGGCGTAAAAGAGATCGTAGTTTGCACCCCAGCGCCAGGCGGCAAGGTAAATCCTCTGCTTCTTGCAGCGATGCATCTATGTGGCATCAAAACAGCCTTTAAAATAGGCGGTGCAAGCGCGATCGCAGCGATGGCTTACGGCACAGCAACCGTGCCAAAGGTCGATGTCATCACAGGACCTGGCAACATCTACGTAGCGACTGCTAAAAAGCTAGTTTATGGCGACGTAAATATCGATATGATCGCAGGTCCAAGCGAGATAGGCGTGATCGCTGATGATAGTGCGGACCCTCGCCATATAGCGATCGATCTACTCTCACAAGCCGAGCACGACGAGATCGCAAGTGCCTTTTTGATAACGCCAGTGGAGGCCTTTGCAAGGGCAGTGCAAAGACACATAGAGGACGAGCTAAAAACTCTAAAACGTGAGCCTATCGCTAGTGCTAGCATGAGAAATAAAGCCGCTATAATCGTCGCAAAAGACTTGCAAGAGTGTTTTAAACTGATGAATGAGCTTGCTGTGGAGCACCTAGAGATCGCTACAAACGACTCTTTGAGCTATATGGACGAGGTAAAACACGCTGGAGCGATATTTTTTGGACACTTCACGCCTGAAGCGATGGGCGACTACATCGCTGGACCAAATCACACCCTGCCAACTGGCGGAAGTGCGAGATTTTACTCGCCGCTTGGAGTTGAAAATTTCATGAAGCGAAGCTCTATCATCTCAGTTAGCAGAAAAGGCATAATGCATCTTGGCAAACCATGCATGCAGCTAGCCGAAGCCGAAGGGCTAACAGCTCATAAAAGATCAATCGCCGTGAGGTTAGAGGATTAA